The Gemmatimonadota bacterium DNA segment TGCCGAAGACCACGGTGGCCAGTGCGTAGCAGCCCACCGCCTTGAACAGCAGCCGCCCCTGGCCGGAGATCACGGGGAAGGTGGACATGAGCGCGCCTGTAAGCACGGCGCCGATCGCCGGGGCCGCCGAAAGCAGGCCGTATCCCCGTTCCCCCACGCCCAGCACTTCCGTGGCGAAAATGGGCAGCAGAGAGGTGGCGGAAGCGAAGAAGGTGGCGGTGAAATCCAGCACCATCGCCGAACGTATGATGGGCGAACGCTTTATAAACCGGAGTCCGTCGAGGGCCGCGGCGAAGCTGACCCGCGTCACGCTTCCGATGCTCCGGTGGACGGTGCGCATCATCAGGATCGGCACGATCATGAAGGCGAAGGAAACGGTGTTGATCCAGTATACAGTCGCGATGGAGCCCGTGGCCAGTATCAGGCCGGCCACGCCCGGCCCGGTCACCGAAGCCACGTGGGACGCGGTGATATTGATGCTCATGGCGTTGGCGAGATGCCGCCGGGCCACGAGGTTGGGTACCATGGCGTTCTTGGCCGGACTGCTGAAGCAACCGATCCCCGCGCTTATGGCGGTGATCACGTAGAGTGCCGTGGCAGAATCCTGCCTTGACCACGTAATCCATGCCAGCGTGGTACTGATCAGGGCGAGGCCGCATTGGGCGATGAGCAGTACGCGCCGGCGGTCGTGGGTGTCCGCGATGACCCCGGCCAGCGGGGAAAGGACCAGGATGGGAATGAGACGTATA contains these protein-coding regions:
- a CDS encoding MFS transporter gives rise to the protein MPLTLQAVRDRFPALQYRDFRLLWSGQVVSLTGSRMQQTAVLWHMYLLTESAYALGAMAVIRLIPILVLSPLAGVIADTHDRRRVLLIAQCGLALISTTLAWITWSRQDSATALYVITAISAGIGCFSSPAKNAMVPNLVARRHLANAMSINITASHVASVTGPGVAGLILATGSIATVYWINTVSFAFMIVPILMMRTVHRSIGSVTRVSFAAALDGLRFIKRSPIIRSAMVLDFTATFFASATSLLPIFATEVLGVGERGYGLLSAAPAIGAVLTGALMSTFPVISGQGRLLFKAVGCYALATVVFGISSSFWLTFAALLLTGAFDTISMVLRHTIMQLSTPDELRGRMTSVNMMFVMGGPRLGEAEAGLVAGLAGAPFSVVTGGIGCLAAVAVIAWRSPALRRYDGQR